A segment of the Corylus avellana chromosome ca2, CavTom2PMs-1.0 genome:
AGACACTTTGACATGAATATTGTCTTCCCGGAGTTTCTTAAATTAAACTGGCTTAATAGATTTACAAGATTTCTCTAACAAAATCCATTAATTATCCACTATTATTGGTCGGCACTACAATTgcagtattattattataattttcttaaaaaaaaaaaaaaaaacaacaacaacaatgaaGAGGTTTATGGCATTTGCGAAAGCAAAATAACAATTCTTCACCCCGAGTCATTTCAACGGACATGATATCATATACATTATttgatataataaaataaaattttgatcatgAAATGACTCttatcaaattcaaatgaaattgaaatgatTTTATTACACTTTTCACTACACAAAATTACACACTTTATTTCCAAAGATCTTTATTACCCAACGGACTAGAAACATCGAGGACCGGACACGAAAAAGAAGACCAAAAGCTTCCCAACAGAAGtgctttatttgaattaggcaTCTATGGACGAGTAATATTACTCTTCATACTCATTTATTACACATATTTCATATCAATTGGCGtgatgtatttttaaaaaaatacttaaaaacaTGCTACGTCAGtcaatataaaataagtgtgaagaGCAGCATTactttctttatatatagaCGGTCTCTTCAACTTCATTGTCTGAAAATAGTTGGAGCGGTAGATGTTTTGGCAGTGAATCAGCAACCGAAGCCCTACTCACTACTGCTTCACAGCAACTTTGCAGCACGTTCTTCCCTGCTTGGCATCAAAACCAAGGGAAGCAAGCATGAAAGGCCAGCACTTATTTGCGATGGTGGTGATGGCATGACAGCAGATGGGGTTGAGATTTGCATGGCCTCTCAATggaataagaaaaatatcatttgagCAGAATTGAAACCCCATCAGTGCAACAAAGCAATTGAATAGACCTCCATTGCCGCTAGTTTCCGCCGTCGCCGGGGCATTAGATTCCGACTTGACGACAAGGTCCCTCGTTGCAGTTGCATTTGCCAAGAGGCATGGGATCAGCACCAGTGAGATAAACACATTTTTGGTAGCCATAtggtttgtgtgtgtgtatttgtGAAATTGAGAGGGAAATGgaatgaagaaaatttggagagtTGTGAGTTGCTTTATAGGGAATGTAATGTTTAAggagttttaattaattaagaagtgATTAAGATGTAATTGTTATtataattacattattttaGTGTCTAAATTAAGCAAAAGAGTTTTTGTGATGTCACTTATCAAACAAGCATGTCATTTTGGAAGCAAAAAATGGGAAATATGCATGGGATTTGGCTCTGGTGACGCATTAAAAATGAAACTAGCCAATTATGCCAATTCTTGTTTGTATAAACTGCATCattttgtttaagaaaaatcaCCACACTTAACCATCTTGTATCAATTAGACAAGTGCGAAAATCTCTAAGTCAATCCCTGTCGACCATATCCTATAATACTGACGTGATAATCCCTATCGACCCTTGGATCATTCTttgattgaaataaaaataaaaattcaatgattGGTTGAGACTATCACATTagcattatgagataaaaatattatatgtaGCACTatagaagtatatatatactttttgctAGATGCATGTGTAAACCCACGATTTTATGAATTAAGATTCTCCATTTTCACACCATTTCATAGttaatattatattacaaatctaatggtgtatatgttGTCATATAGTGAATATATTGTCAcgttgtttaaattttttaaatgacatgacacTATGTACACTATTAGatctaacaaaataaaatattaacataaaataactcattttcatttaacttgaaatgaaaagaatccTATTTCATATTTTACATTTAGGGGGGCCAAGCTAATAGAATAATAATACTATAAATAGAAATAAAACATtatacaaaatgaaattttccAATCACATCCCTTATATATTAATTGTGACGCCCCCAAAATATTTAACGAGTAAATAGCTTTGAAATGCCATTAGTAGCATCCCAATACTCATTTATCATGTAAATGATTCGAAGAGTTACCACAAACTCCTCTCCCATCCGAAAACTAAAGCAGCAGAAAggtaaatcttttatttttgtttcacaACCACAATAGACAAAACTAAATCCAAACAAACAATAACCAGAGAAGCTACTAAACCATAGTATCCTTAAAACGTCGTTACATAACTTAAGAACATTAGTATAATAATAGTAGGATCACAAACTAAGCAAATCAATTATGccatcaataatatataatacattCCAAGTCTAAAACGATAGCCAGGGATACATCGAGACATTAGAATTATCATAAAGTCATAGCCAAAAACACTATCAGCGTCCACGATAAAGTAACAGTACCACGAATAAATGAAGCCCAACCAATTATTGATCATTGACCGTCTCAACCGTACCAATCCTTATATCAATCGATGTTAAAGTGACAAGTTTGGGTTTAGATGGAAATAGTGCCCTTTTGATTTTGTATATAATTTGCAAAATTATGAACAAATATGTTATTATGACAGCAAGATATGTAGTGTGAACAAGAgatgtgttttattattattattttgtgagtAGAGATGTATTTAAGTTGTTCACAAAAAATTAGacaatttccttttcttgtcACAAGACAAaaaccttaatttttaattataaaaattttaattcgtTATTTGTTATATGGGTAAATTTAGTATTGAAGGAGAGTTTGAATATACAACATTTTTcagcttaaaaaaaaagaaaaaaaaaaaaaggaaagtgaaaTGTGGATAAAAAGTAGGGCggacaattttgacacaacccgcGTACCTGATACGAAGTTACAAGATTTGAGTTTGATCTAaatgggtttgggtcataaTCGGACCAACCTGTTTATTTTCGTTTTTGGCGGGTCAACTCGCTTCACCCCGCGTGGTGACCTGCCTAacccgttaaaaaaaataataataattttttttttttaaaaaaaaaaaacccaacttaAAGCCTAACGTAAGTTACTGCCTTTCTCCCTCTTCGTATTATGATCTTACCTTACTTGGTAAGTGATTTGGTGTTATGGGTTTAATTCCAAGAAATGGAGTTGTTATTTGAATGGACAATTAAGCCCATTAGAAGCAATTTCCAAATAATTTTCTATGTAAATTTTATAGTTTGAAATTTGTTATTTGCTATGATGGAGTTGAAAATTGCTTAtatttgtgaatgtttttattgaatGCCAATTTGGTAACAATTAAACCTATTATGTTTTTATCACATTTTAATTTGTGAATTCTATGGAATGTCaatggtattattattacatcACTTTTCCTTCAAACGTGTCGGTCATGTCGGGTCAAATGGGTCGCTGCTTCTTGTAAGTTAAACGGGTCGTATCAGATTACTCGGTTATTTGTTGTGTCCGTATTTTCGATTTTCAACCATTTATTTAAACGAGCAGTATCCGGGATTGAGGCTAATTAAGTGACGGGTCAATTGGGTCGTATTCGAGTTGACCCGCCAACCCATTTTACCACTCCTAAATTAAAAAAGCAGGAGACCTGGCTTTGCCATCTTTATGCTAATGGCAATGGTAACCACCTAACCACTTGAACAGTCAAATGATGACAACTCTGGAAAATTCTACACTAGTTTTCTTCTTCACGTGTACTGATACCGCTTATTAATACGACCGACCAATTAACAGCCACATTCATTTAATCAAAGCCCACCATCTACTTTTTTTATGGTTGCTTTAGTCTTGGTGCTACCTTCAATTATTGGTTAAaagatattgaaaaaaatatcctctttattgaaaattataagattcttttttacttttaatattttatttataatgtcataaacatataaattataaagtaatattattcaataaattgtTATATAACTTGATGATATGATCatgaaaattagtcattgaaTCTGCATTTgtaaaggcaaaaaaaaaaaagaataaaattcattttgaaCAGTAAAATGAGTTGTGCCAATTCACTTCCATTATTGCATGAGATGAGCATCATCATCACTCTCGGTGTCTAAAAGCCTATTTAAAATTGcgttaagtaattaaaaaaatatttttagtactttgcaaaacaaaataagtcattttggtaaaaaatttaaggaaaaagtacactttacctcTCAAAGTTTgaggcgattttcaattcgacctctagtgtttcaatttttgcaatacatcctccaaacttttaaatttttgtaattcgaccaattttatccaaatatttccatattgcccctaatttttttattttttataaaaatttaaaaaaaatttgaccacccccctttggccatttggccatttttgcaccctcaatttttttttttttttttaaaaaaaaattatgggcaatatgagaattttagaataaaatttgtcaaattgaaaaaatttcaaagtttgggggatgcatttcaaaaattgaaaattttgagatcgaattgaaaatcggccCAAACTTtagagggtaaagtgtaattttctcaaaatttaaaaagtaattttaatttttgtgtttttgctcTAAGGAAACCCAAAACCgtattttagaaagaaaaaaaaatagatgttttttttaaaaaaaaaagaaaaattctttcaaacttatttttacagacaaaaaatatatttttaaacgCAACATAAATAAGCTCTAATTAACAAGAATGTCAAGAAATGGATAATTCCGTCACGGGTCGGAGACAATAAA
Coding sequences within it:
- the LOC132169856 gene encoding egg cell-secreted protein 1.4-like, encoding MATKNVFISLVLIPCLLANATATRDLVVKSESNAPATAETSGNGGLFNCFVALMGFQFCSNDIFLIPLRGHANLNPICCHAITTIANKCWPFMLASLGFDAKQGRTCCKVAVKQ